In the Maribacter sp. MJ134 genome, one interval contains:
- the hisD gene encoding histidinol dehydrogenase yields the protein MNKIYNPKIADWKDVLRRPTQTVAAIEDTVNSVFSAVREEGDSAVLRYTEEFDKVKLNSILVSEAELKEAEGLVADDLKAAIDLAKSNIEVFHKAQKTDRIEVETTDGVLCWQEKRAIQKVGLYIPGGTAPLFSTILMLAIPAAIAGCKEVVLCSPPNSEGKLDPAILYTASLCGVTKIVKVGGIQAIAGMTFGTETIPQVYKIFGPGNQYVTVAKQIATKFGVAIDMPAGPSELLVVADDSANAAFVASDLLSQAEHGVDSQVILVSTSKNMIDAVADEVALQLEDLPRKEIAQKAIANSKLILVEDDQTAIDLINEYGPEHYIVCVSNEDFYVENTLNAGSVFIGNYTPESAGDYASGTNHTLPTNGYAKQYSGVNLDSFMKNMTFQKISREGIQNIGSAIELMAEAEGLQAHKNAVTLRLNSLK from the coding sequence ATGAATAAAATATATAACCCCAAAATAGCAGACTGGAAGGACGTTTTAAGGCGACCTACACAAACCGTGGCCGCTATTGAGGATACTGTGAACAGCGTGTTTTCAGCGGTAAGAGAAGAAGGTGATAGTGCTGTTTTAAGGTATACAGAGGAGTTTGACAAGGTGAAATTAAATTCAATTTTGGTATCCGAAGCAGAACTGAAGGAAGCAGAAGGATTGGTTGCTGATGATTTAAAGGCAGCTATCGATTTGGCAAAATCAAATATTGAGGTCTTTCACAAAGCACAGAAGACCGATAGAATAGAAGTAGAGACCACGGATGGCGTGCTATGCTGGCAAGAAAAACGGGCTATTCAAAAAGTAGGCCTATATATTCCGGGAGGTACCGCTCCTTTATTTTCTACAATCCTTATGCTAGCTATACCAGCGGCCATTGCCGGTTGTAAGGAGGTTGTACTCTGTTCTCCGCCCAATAGCGAAGGAAAATTGGACCCTGCCATATTGTATACCGCATCACTTTGTGGTGTAACTAAAATTGTAAAAGTTGGCGGCATACAGGCTATTGCCGGGATGACCTTTGGTACAGAGACAATTCCGCAGGTCTATAAAATATTCGGACCAGGTAATCAGTACGTCACGGTCGCTAAGCAGATTGCTACCAAATTTGGTGTGGCAATCGATATGCCCGCTGGCCCAAGTGAACTGTTGGTAGTAGCAGATGATTCGGCCAACGCAGCCTTTGTTGCTTCAGATTTGTTGAGTCAGGCAGAACATGGTGTGGACAGTCAGGTAATCCTAGTATCTACCTCTAAGAATATGATAGATGCTGTTGCGGATGAAGTTGCCCTGCAGTTAGAAGACTTACCCAGAAAAGAGATTGCTCAAAAAGCCATTGCCAATAGCAAGCTTATTCTTGTTGAAGATGACCAAACAGCTATTGATTTAATAAATGAGTACGGACCTGAACATTACATTGTCTGTGTCTCTAACGAGGATTTCTATGTAGAAAACACTTTAAATGCGGGCTCCGTGTTCATAGGGAATTACACCCCGGAAAGTGCAGGGGATTACGCGTCAGGCACCAATCATACGCTACCTACAAATGGCTATGCCAAACAGTATAGCGGTGTTAATTTGGACAGTTTTATGAAGAATATGACGTTTCAAAAGATTTCACGGGAAGGCATCCAGAATATAGGCAGTGCTATTGAATTGATGGCCGAGGCAGAAGGATTACAAGCACACAAAAATGCGGTTACACTTCGTTTGAATAGTTTAAAATGA
- the hisG gene encoding ATP phosphoribosyltransferase — protein MTKIRIAIQKSGRLNQDSLQILKDCGISIDNGKDQLKASSRNFPMEVFYLRNGDIPQYLRDGVVDIAIIGENVLIEKGTDISIAEKLGFSKCKVSLAVPKSFKYNSVKDFEGKRIATSYPNTVKNYLAEKGVNVDLHIISGSVEIAPNIGLADGICDIVSSGSTLFKNNLKEVEVMLKSEAVLAVSPTISEERKALLGKLQFRIQAVLKARQSKYVLLNAPNDKLQSILALLPGMRSPTVLPLAEEGWSSVHTVINKDTFWEVIDELKQAGAEGILVCPIEKMVL, from the coding sequence ATGACAAAAATTAGAATTGCTATTCAGAAATCAGGAAGGTTAAATCAAGATTCCCTTCAAATACTGAAAGACTGTGGAATATCCATTGATAACGGAAAGGACCAATTAAAGGCTTCCAGTAGAAACTTTCCTATGGAAGTGTTTTACCTACGTAACGGAGATATTCCTCAGTACCTTAGGGATGGGGTGGTTGATATCGCTATTATTGGTGAGAACGTATTAATAGAAAAAGGTACGGATATCAGTATTGCTGAAAAACTCGGCTTCTCAAAGTGCAAGGTATCCCTTGCCGTACCCAAATCCTTTAAGTATAATTCTGTAAAGGACTTTGAAGGGAAACGAATCGCCACATCCTATCCTAACACCGTGAAAAATTATCTAGCGGAGAAAGGAGTAAATGTGGACTTGCATATTATTAGTGGTTCTGTAGAAATTGCACCCAATATTGGATTGGCAGATGGCATTTGTGATATTGTTTCAAGTGGAAGCACCTTGTTCAAGAACAATTTAAAAGAGGTGGAGGTAATGCTTAAAAGTGAAGCGGTATTAGCCGTTTCACCAACCATATCCGAAGAACGTAAAGCACTACTCGGTAAACTGCAGTTTCGTATTCAGGCTGTGTTAAAAGCTCGGCAGTCTAAGTATGTACTATTAAATGCGCCTAATGACAAGCTGCAGAGCATCTTGGCCCTGTTGCCCGGCATGCGAAGTCCTACCGTGCTTCCCTTGGCAGAAGAGGGATGGAGTTCGGTACACACCGTAATTAATAAGGACACTTTCTGGGAAGTAATAGATGAGCTAAAACAAGCCGGTGCTGAAGGAATTTTGGTTTGTCCAATCGAGAAGATGGTTTTATAA
- a CDS encoding prohibitin family protein, translating into MDKLPKIALPAIFIVIALVILISKSAVTIGSGEAGVLYKTFGGGVVTDEPPLGEGFHIVAPWNKVYVYEVRQQEVLEKMNVLSSNGLDIKLEASAWFEPIRSDLGKLHQEKGEAYIQRVLLPTIRSAARSVVGRYTPEQLYSSKRDAIQQEIFDETKKIVEGEYIQLNEILVRDVTLPPTIKDAIERKLKQEQESLEYEFRLVTAKKEAEKVTIEAQGKADANRILSASLTDKILQDKGIDATLKLSESPNAKVIVVGSGDSGLPLILGNN; encoded by the coding sequence ATGGATAAATTACCAAAGATTGCCTTACCGGCAATATTTATAGTCATTGCATTAGTAATACTGATTTCTAAGTCGGCTGTCACCATTGGTTCCGGTGAAGCGGGAGTACTCTATAAAACCTTTGGTGGAGGGGTTGTTACGGATGAGCCGCCTCTGGGAGAAGGTTTTCATATTGTAGCGCCATGGAATAAGGTGTATGTCTATGAAGTACGGCAGCAAGAAGTATTGGAAAAAATGAACGTACTTTCAAGTAATGGTTTGGATATAAAATTAGAGGCTTCGGCTTGGTTTGAACCAATACGCAGCGATTTAGGCAAATTGCATCAGGAGAAGGGCGAGGCCTACATTCAAAGAGTACTATTACCCACGATTAGATCTGCAGCCCGTTCTGTCGTTGGTAGGTATACTCCGGAGCAACTTTATTCAAGCAAGCGTGATGCCATACAACAAGAAATTTTTGACGAGACAAAAAAAATCGTTGAAGGTGAGTATATTCAATTAAATGAAATTTTGGTGCGTGATGTAACCTTACCGCCAACCATTAAAGATGCGATTGAACGTAAATTAAAACAGGAGCAAGAATCCCTTGAATATGAGTTTAGATTGGTTACGGCCAAGAAGGAGGCGGAGAAAGTGACCATTGAGGCTCAAGGTAAGGCCGATGCGAACAGAATTCTAAGCGCATCCCTCACCGACAAGATTTTACAGGATAAAGGTATCGACGCTACTTTGAAATTATCGGAATCTCCAAATGCCAAGGTTATTGTTGTGGGGAGCGGTGATTCTGGTCTTCCTTTGATTTTGGGAAATAATTAA